GGGCGAGGACACGTATTCAGCTATTGTGTCGCGGGTGCAGTTCCTGCCGGCTACCAACCACATCATGTTCTGCCCCGGCTACCAGGTGCCCAACGGCAGTGGCCTGGGCGGCAAGATTATTGAGGTCGATTACGCTACCCACAAGGTGCTGTTCGAGATGCAGATGAGCGCCGCCAACGGCTGGGGCTTTCACCGGGCGCAGCGCGCAAGTATCTACCCATGAGGCCAGTGAGTAATGGGTAATGACGAATGGGTAATGGGTAATGCATTCTGCCTATATAAACGGCACTACCCATTACCCATTCGTCATTATCCATAATTAAAAGTCGCTGTCGTAGTCGTCGCCCCGGCTGCGGCCACGCGGAGAGCTCCCGAAAAGGTCATCATCGTCTTCGGCATCGAGGTCGTCCTCCTCGTCGAGGGGAGCCAGGCCGCTGCTGCCGTCGGGGTCTTCGGCCGCTTCGGCGGTCGCAAATTCCTCTTCGGTCATCGACGCAAGGTCGAGGGCTTCGTCGTGCGAAGAGCCCGTGTCGCGCCACATCAGGTAATCGGCGTATTTGGCCGAAAGCTGGTCTTCGCCGGTGCCGTGCGTTTTAGCGCCGCCAGTGCGGGCAAAAGTGTCGAGCTTATCGTCGTCGTCTAGTTCGTCGTCGTCCAGGTTATCGTACTGTCGCATAGCAAAAGGGCAGTAGAGGGTAGTTGAAAAGGTTTTTGAGCGTAGGGCGAAGATACGGCCAACGCCGAAATGGGTTGGCGGGCCGCAGCCAATAAGTTGCCCCAAGCCAGCCTCAAGCCGTCAATGGCACCTTGCGGTAGATGTCGGCCAGCGTCAGCCCCACTCCGATAGCCGGCAGGGGCACCACGGCATCCAGCCCTTCAAACGTATCGAAGGCCCATACCTTATGCTCGCGCCAGGTGCCCAGGCGAGCACGTTGGAGTAGCCTAAAAATAAGCCGTAACGTTATCCTTACTGAAAGTCGGTAATGCGTACCTGCGCCTCACAAAAGCTGTATTCGGCCGGTACGTTGGACGACACAATAACCAGGCGGTCCGCATCGCGCACCTGGGCTACGTGCTCCTGATACCAGGCCGCGCCCTGGGCGTCGAGGTTGGTGGTGGGCTCGTCGAGCAGCAGCAGCGGCGCCGCCGTGTACAGGGCCAGCCCCAGCTTAAGGCGCTGCTTCATCCCCGACGAAAACGTGCGCACTGCCTGGTGCCGCGCTTTGTGCAGGTACATAATATCGACCAGGCCGGCTACCGTGAGGCCTGGCCGCAGTGGCTTCAGGCGGGTATGAAACGCCAGCAGCTCCAGCAGGGTAAAGTCTTCGGGCAGCTCCAGGTAGGGGGCGCAGTAGGCGAGGTGGCGCGGCACTTCGGTAGCCGCTAGCGGCTGCCCGGCCAGCGAATAGGCTACCTGACCTTCCGTAGGCAGCAGCTGCCCGGCCAGAATACTGAGCAGGGTGCTTTTACCCGCCCCGTTGGGGCCGAGAATAGCCGTGGCGGTGCCAGGGCGGAAGTCGTGGCTGAGCCGCCGGAAAATCCATTGCCGGCCGTAGCGGCGGCCCAGGGCCTGGGCGTTGAGATACATTATTCGGCGCCTTCTTCCGGCAAGCTGCCGCGGCTTGGGCCCTTGATGATGCCGCGCGCGGCGGCTCGCACAAACTCCACTATCTGGTCGCGCTCGGGCGAAGGCGGCAGCTCTACCTCAATGCGGCTCAGCGAATCGGTCATGGGTAAGCCGCTGAGATACAAGGCCCGGTACAGCTCATGAATAGAGTTTACCTGCGTTTCGCTGAAGCCCCGGCGGCGCAGCCCTACCGAGTTGACGCCGGCGTAGGCCAGCGGCTCGCGGGCGGCTTTTACGAAGGGCGGCACGTCTTTACGAACCAGCGAACCGCCGGCAATAAATGCGTGAGCGCCTATATTTGTAAACTGATGAATAGCCGTGGTGCCGCCGATAATGGCCCAGTCGCCCA
The sequence above is drawn from the Hymenobacter baengnokdamensis genome and encodes:
- a CDS encoding ABC transporter ATP-binding protein; translated protein: MYLNAQALGRRYGRQWIFRRLSHDFRPGTATAILGPNGAGKSTLLSILAGQLLPTEGQVAYSLAGQPLAATEVPRHLAYCAPYLELPEDFTLLELLAFHTRLKPLRPGLTVAGLVDIMYLHKARHQAVRTFSSGMKQRLKLGLALYTAAPLLLLDEPTTNLDAQGAAWYQEHVAQVRDADRLVIVSSNVPAEYSFCEAQVRITDFQ